Proteins encoded within one genomic window of Mycolicibacterium monacense:
- a CDS encoding enoyl-CoA hydratase/isomerase family protein: MSEHDAPRPPDGDWLGTPYLRFTREGAFGVCTLDRPEARNAMTPAMYFGIKYAVNHVGTDPDLAGLLITGTGDVFAPGGDMGGGGADNWLTFGSALGMDALPFDTLRQSAKPVVAAVNGLCQGGGMQIALCSDVAVVSDRATFRVPELYRGIADTYYSHMLARLIGPVRTRDLMFTGRTLSAAEALDWGLVARVVPHDDLHDAAREVLAQCCRTAPHARSVIKSSLDNYIGLYDRIGMQSSLGAPESIEGFMAFKERRSPDWVHPELRIDGRL; the protein is encoded by the coding sequence ATGTCAGAGCACGACGCCCCACGCCCACCGGACGGTGACTGGCTGGGCACGCCCTATCTGCGGTTCACCCGCGAGGGGGCGTTCGGGGTGTGCACGCTCGACCGCCCCGAGGCGCGCAACGCGATGACCCCGGCGATGTACTTCGGCATCAAGTACGCGGTCAACCACGTGGGCACCGATCCCGACCTCGCGGGTCTGTTGATCACCGGGACCGGCGACGTGTTCGCGCCTGGCGGCGACATGGGCGGCGGCGGGGCGGACAACTGGTTGACCTTCGGATCGGCGCTGGGTATGGACGCGTTGCCGTTCGACACGCTGCGCCAGTCCGCGAAACCCGTTGTGGCGGCGGTCAACGGGCTCTGTCAGGGCGGCGGCATGCAGATCGCGCTGTGCAGCGACGTGGCCGTCGTCAGTGATCGCGCCACGTTCCGGGTGCCCGAGCTCTACCGCGGGATCGCCGACACCTACTACAGCCACATGCTGGCGCGGCTGATCGGCCCGGTGCGCACCCGGGACCTGATGTTCACCGGCCGCACCCTGTCGGCGGCCGAGGCCCTGGACTGGGGGCTGGTCGCGCGGGTGGTGCCCCACGACGACCTCCACGACGCCGCCCGGGAGGTGCTCGCGCAGTGCTGCCGCACCGCACCGCATGCCCGCTCGGTCATCAAGTCGAGCCTCGACAACTACATCGGCCTCTACGACCGCATCGGGATGCAGTCGAGCCTGGGCGCACCCGAGTCGATCGAGGGGTTCATGGCCTTCAAGGAGCGGCGCTCACCCGACTGGGTGCACCCTGAGCTGCGGATCGACGGGCGGTTGTGA
- a CDS encoding ribokinase: protein MAAARVCVVGSVNADLRFAVPSLPRPGQTVLASSMTTSPGGKGGNQAIAAARAGGDVSLVAALGDDPAAGQLRAHLRANGVGLDGVVTVPGPSGSAVVIVDAAAENAIVVAPGANAHLSVASSAVREAIAGADVVLLQLEIPLHTANDAARVARDAGAVVMVNASPAGAPPHELLRLSEVADVVVVNQAEAGEWHWPVPHLVITRGARGASYLGDGERFDVPAPAVEAVDTTGAGDVFAGVLAVHWRSGHENALRRACVAGALATLVPGAGDCAPTAEAIDDALR from the coding sequence ATGGCGGCGGCGCGTGTCTGCGTGGTGGGCAGTGTGAACGCCGATCTGCGCTTCGCGGTGCCGTCGCTACCGCGCCCCGGCCAGACCGTCCTCGCGTCCTCGATGACGACCTCGCCCGGCGGCAAGGGTGGCAATCAGGCGATCGCCGCGGCGCGGGCCGGCGGCGACGTCTCGCTGGTGGCAGCACTCGGCGACGACCCGGCGGCCGGGCAGTTGCGCGCTCACCTGCGCGCGAACGGGGTCGGCCTCGACGGTGTGGTGACGGTGCCCGGCCCCAGCGGCTCGGCCGTCGTGATCGTCGACGCCGCCGCGGAGAACGCCATCGTCGTCGCGCCCGGCGCCAATGCGCACCTGAGCGTGGCGTCGTCGGCGGTGCGTGAGGCGATCGCCGGGGCGGACGTCGTGCTCCTGCAACTCGAGATCCCACTGCATACGGCGAACGACGCGGCCCGGGTGGCGCGCGATGCGGGCGCGGTGGTGATGGTGAACGCCTCCCCCGCGGGCGCGCCGCCCCACGAGCTGCTGAGGCTGTCCGAAGTGGCCGACGTGGTGGTGGTCAATCAGGCCGAGGCCGGTGAATGGCATTGGCCGGTTCCGCATCTGGTCATCACCCGCGGCGCCCGCGGGGCGAGCTACCTCGGTGACGGTGAGCGGTTCGACGTCCCGGCACCCGCGGTCGAGGCCGTCGACACCACCGGCGCCGGTGACGTGTTCGCCGGAGTGCTGGCCGTGCATTGGCGGTCCGGACACGAGAACGCGTTGCGCCGCGCGTGCGTCGCGGGCGCGCTGGCCACCCTGGTACCCGGCGCGGGTGACTGCGCTCCCACCGCCGAAGCGATCGACGACGCATTGAGATGA
- a CDS encoding glutamate-5-semialdehyde dehydrogenase — protein sequence MSVHAPAAPDLRTEVHDAARRARVASRTLATLSTETKNRALRAAADRVLMDAHLIIAGNERDLEKARAAGTPDAMLDRLALNPQRIDGVAAGLRQVASLPDPVGEVLRGNTLVNGLQLRQQRVPLGVVGIVYEGRPNVTVDAFGLTLKSGNAVLLRGSSSAAHSNAALVDSLRAALVAEGLDANAVQLLPSHDRASVTHLIQARGLVDVVIPRGGAGLIDAVVRDAQVPTIETGVGNCHVYVHSAADLDMAETILLNAKTRRPSVCNAAESVLIDAAIAEEAVPRLTKALQDAGVTVHADPTEEELRAEFLSMDIALAVVDGVDAAIAHVNEYGSGHTEAIVTADLAAAQRFTERVDAAAVMVNASTAFTDGEQFGFGAEIGISTQKLHARGPMGLPELTSTKWIVWGDGHTRPA from the coding sequence ATGAGTGTGCACGCCCCCGCAGCTCCTGACCTGCGCACCGAGGTCCACGACGCCGCCCGCCGGGCCCGGGTCGCCTCGCGCACGCTGGCGACGCTGTCGACCGAGACCAAGAACCGCGCGCTGCGTGCGGCCGCCGACCGGGTGCTCATGGATGCGCACCTCATCATCGCGGGCAACGAGCGCGACCTCGAGAAGGCCAGGGCGGCGGGCACACCCGACGCGATGCTCGACCGGCTGGCGCTCAACCCGCAGCGCATCGACGGGGTGGCCGCCGGCCTGCGCCAGGTGGCGAGCCTGCCCGATCCGGTCGGTGAGGTGTTGCGGGGTAACACGCTGGTCAACGGGCTGCAGCTGCGTCAGCAGCGGGTTCCGCTCGGCGTGGTCGGCATCGTCTACGAGGGGCGGCCCAACGTCACCGTCGACGCGTTCGGGCTGACGCTGAAATCCGGCAACGCGGTGCTGCTGCGCGGCAGTTCGTCGGCCGCGCACTCCAACGCCGCGCTCGTCGACTCGCTGCGGGCGGCGCTGGTCGCCGAGGGTCTCGACGCCAACGCGGTGCAGCTGCTGCCCAGCCACGATCGGGCCAGCGTCACCCACCTCATCCAGGCCCGCGGTCTGGTCGACGTCGTGATCCCGCGCGGCGGCGCAGGCCTCATCGACGCCGTCGTGCGTGACGCCCAGGTCCCCACGATCGAGACGGGCGTCGGCAACTGCCACGTCTACGTGCATTCCGCCGCGGACCTCGACATGGCCGAGACCATCCTCCTCAACGCCAAGACCCGTCGGCCGAGCGTGTGCAACGCGGCCGAATCGGTACTGATCGACGCCGCCATCGCCGAGGAGGCCGTGCCCCGGCTCACCAAGGCGCTGCAGGACGCCGGCGTGACCGTGCACGCCGACCCCACCGAGGAGGAACTGCGCGCCGAATTCCTCTCGATGGACATCGCGCTGGCGGTGGTCGACGGCGTCGACGCGGCCATCGCCCACGTCAACGAATACGGCTCCGGTCACACCGAGGCCATCGTCACCGCCGATCTTGCTGCCGCGCAACGGTTCACCGAACGGGTGGACGCGGCCGCGGTGATGGTCAACGCCTCGACGGCGTTCACCGACGGTGAGCAGTTCGGATTCGGCGCCGAGATCGGCATCTCCACCCAGAAGCTGCACGCCCGCGGCCCGATGGGTCTGCCAGAATTGACGTCAACCAAGTGGATTGTCTGGGGAGACGGCCACACCCGCCCTGCCTGA